caagtaaGCATGGTCTGACtatatgagaaaaataaactcCCTCAATGAGATTATAATGGTTATGTATTTATGCAATATTACACAACTAAAATATCTCAATTTGCATGGGTATGAGACATGATGGCAACTTCTACTgtctaatcacacacacacacccacacacacacacacccacacacacacacacttttcacagGTTCCTGCCTGCAGAGGCTATTTGTAGATTGTGTACTTTGACACTTTTGTATCACAAGACAAGTGTCATCCTAAGAAATCATGAAGCAATTACCAGCTAAATAACCCCTCATCCAAcgaaacaaacacagactcaaaCCCCTGACTAGTAATAAAGACTATCCGTATTAATGATTAATTACTGTGAATCTCAGAGATTAAACTAAACCACTCCTGAAGTTAGCCGGAGTTGTTGCATTTAAAATTCAATAAAGGATAAATCCTTTCAACATACAATAGACAGTAAGAAACATCTGTTTCTGCAACAAAGAGGAACGCTGAAAAGGCAAATTGTAGATAAAACCTGCAGAAAGTCCCAAACCGCTGGTTCTTAACTTGTTTAACCTACAAAAGAAGAGCTCATGTTCTGCAATTCCTTTTATAGTCCATGTCTACTGAAGGCAAAGGACTCACAAGTTGTTGATAAAGTGGGTCCAAGTTAGTAGTGTCGtagctgcaggaggaggccaTGTCGCCCTCTGTGCTGCAAAGAAAACCTGGACATGACTCTGGGTCTGCTGGAAAACATGGCATGGACTTCATGGAGAGGATGAGGCAGACTATGTCTGAACGAGCTGTGCAGCTTTCACTGGATCAAGAGGGACATCACCACCAGATTGAACATGCTGATTAGATTTTTAGTGAATGTTTGTATGTATGATGTCAACTCCCAGCTTTAAGAAAAGGGTCTTAACCATATAAATGTACACTTAAGGTACAGTTGGTCGGTCTTGTTACAGGCTGCTGCCACACATGTGTACATATTCACAATTAAAGCCTCAGGATCACTTGGCTGAGACTGTAAAAATACTCTGTAGGTCACTGTTGGAGTGTTTACGTTTCCATCCCATCTCTTCCAAGAATGATCACGTCACTCTCTCCAAACTAAGTCATGTCATCTCCACTATGCTTACCAGTCGCTCTAAACTCCCCTTTTACCTTTTTTGCTCTTAGCTCTTTTATTTTAGTCCTCACCCAAACAATTTACACGATCATTTTCCAACCACGAAATGCAACATCCTCCGTTTGCATTAAGCCAGGGTCCTTTTCTGGATGTCCTTCATCTACTGTTGTAATCTAATAAAGGCATTGTTCAGGaaattatttgttatgttgtattGGATAATGCAGTGACATTCAAAGCTTAGTAAAAATATCCTGTTAAAAATCATGAATTACTAATTATTTAATGATCTGTTATCCACAGGCTTatatgaaatagttttttttttactcttatgCCACCTGTTGGAATTTAATTTCGATGCTCTACTCATGTTCCACAATATTGTAATGTCAATAGGTAAAATATCTTAATGGGGGGAGGGAGGTTCTCCAAACCAATATTGATATTTGTGATTGTTTAatcaggatatatatatatatatatatatactttattaggTGGCAgaagtggaaatgtgtgtgtgtatatatatatatatatatatatatatatatatatatatatatatatatatatatatacacacacacacatttccacttcTGCCACCTAATAAAGTCTCCATTCCACCATGTGAGTATTTCTCTTGATCTGCCACTGGACGACTAGATAGGGTTTTCTGCCTCACCCCGAGCTCAGCTGGAGCATTTCATCAGTTGCACCACTTGGTTGCGCTGAGGAGCCGTTTGTGGAACATCTGGCAACATGCCGGGGGTCAGAGCCACAAACCCTGGGAAAAGAAGTGCTTTGTCCATATAAGGCTGCAATCCATCcgcttccctcttcctccccagctcccttcctctgtctttctcagACCTGAGGGATATTTACAGAGAGAGTGCCTCGGCCAGCCTGCCCTTCCTTATTAGGAGCGCAGCTTGTTGTCAGTACTTCTACCCTGCAGGACAGTGGTCCATCTCTCGGCTCTCAGACGAGACAAACAGATGGATGACTGGCGTTAACTACACTTTAGTCCAAATGGACAAGAGCTCAAAACACAATGGGGCGCTTACAGCTTTTCACCCAGACGTCTGCTGAGCACTCATCCAGCATGTAATAACACTCATTTCCATCACGTCAGTCAAACAACTGATGGAGTGTCCACCTGGGAGTATCAGCAGATTAATGCAAGTCCAAACATACTGTAAATACATCTGTGTTACCCCGTTTGCTCTGTTATGCTCACTGTGTTGTAGCCGtttggtttctctttttttctctcccagtgATGAAGGACATCTGGCTACCAGAACAACTCTAGGCAAGGATAATACAATTTGGatgaagcagcaacaaacaaaaaatcccAACAACCAGATAATCACAAACCTCAACATTATGAAATGTGATGACTCCATCGGTCACAACACATTACTAATAAGGGGAATCCAAGTGGGATTCAATGTTATGGAGGGAAATAATGTTAAGATACAATATTGAATTATTGGTAAATGTTTGTGAACAAAGCCGTAGAGCTGAATATTCAATTTGCAATGTACAGAATAACCAGGAAGTCGCTACaaacacacgttttttttttattagggtGCAGACATCCATTCAATATATTAGAAAACCAACATGTGAAGAAAAGCTACATGGAATTGTACTTCAAAAAGGGGGTATTATTCAAGActaatatttatacacatacaaTATACATAACCATGCTGCTCCATTGCAAGACAATAATTGACAATgaaaaactatgaaaataatATCTTTATCAATGGTAATATTTAAAACCATCTATAGCATAATAGGCTTTGACAGACCAGCAATTCTTATAATTGTgcaatgacctttgaccttcagctATGGGTAACTTCTCCCTCCACTGACAAGTGAGAGGGTGCTGCTCCGAAATACGTTTGTCTGTCTGGAGGACGGGCAAAGCGTCACACTTCTGTTATTGCTTTGCAGAGAGTAAAGTGCTGTGGTCGACTGACCTGGTTCTGCGGTCATTTTTAAGAGcatgaagtgtgtctgtggtcacaaaaataaaaatggatgtGGGGAAGTGCATAGGTGGAGAGGTAGGTGGGTTCAAACACTTGCATGTGGagaccaaacaacccaacagaGTTCTGTGGACTTCCCCCGTCGTCAGGACCGAGCCCAAAACGTGTTTCAGAGCTGcttgtaaaagaagaagaagaagaaaaaaaaaaaggaactacACCAAAACCTTTACTGCTTGACAACACGTTAGATTTGAACTGTGAGTGGGGTAAATTCGTGAATTTGTGATGTGAGTGtgttcacaaaaaaataaatactaagtGGGAGCTTTAAGGCCAAAGCTGCCTTGTGCGCTCGTGGAATGTGCACGGAGGAAGTATATGATGCACGCATAGGAATGTGTGTGCACGTTAGTGTTCCCCTGATGCACAGTCGTAGTAGATGGTTTGTGTGCTGCACCAGCCGTGGGCATTCTGGCTGTTGTCGCGGCTCATGTTGCTGCTGTGGGAGCCTCTGACCAGAGCCACAGGCCTTCATGCTGCCGGTCTTCCTGTGACAAATGCACTGTAAGGCACACAAAAGCCACTCCAGCTGTTCTCACAGAGGCATCACAATCCAAGTCAAGCTGTGGTGTTCATGTACATGGGacattctgctgctgctctccccctcgctctctcactctttgGCACTTGGAGGAATGTGTGGAAgcagggagggatggatggatggcgggagggagggagggggagggggggagggggggggttcccTGCTCttcgtgtctctctctctccgcctatTTGGAGAGTTTGCTGATGACACGGATCAGTGCTCCATTTTCATCTTTAAGCCGCTGGTTGTCTGCTCTCAAATCAACCAGAACCTGGTGGTAAgaattgttttcattaaaacaaaatgtaaaaacagtCTGATGATTTTATTGGTTGTTATGAGATATtggattatatattatagaaataTTTCACTGTAGACAGTTTGAGAATTTATTCATATCAATGCAATACATGTTAGTAACAAAGCTGTCTCCATAAAAAGGGGCCGGACACCTAATTCATGTTAAATACAGTGGAGTGGAAGACAGCCAGTTTTGATCAATTGGTCAGACTTAGGTGATCTTTTGCTGTTTGTTTGAATTATCGTGCTTGTgagacacatttacatttgtcaaAAAGGGGTAGCTTAAAAAAAGTCAGTTGGCAGAGAACTAGAAATAacagcaaatacattttcataaatcaattaaaatgtcacattttcaaataaatctatattaatccaaatatatttttttgtattctagAATTGGGGCATGTTAAGAATGttaaacattttggaaatgatgtTCATCCGAGAAGATGAATACCAATCTTATTTCTCTAGGGTAAATATGAGGTGAATATGAATATCCAGGTATGAACCAATAGCTCCCTTTTTATTTTGGAGGACTGCTAAACAATTTTGCCAGCTGCAACCAGCAGAGACTTTAGTCAGGAGACTGAAGTTCCCTCTAGACAGAGCAAGACTCGCTGTCTCCCCTTGATTCAAGTcgttatgctaaactaagctaggCAGCTGCCGGCCAAGCGGTATCAatagcatatttcccaaaatactGAAATATTCCTTTAAAGATAAGGACTTTACCTATTCATTCTGTATTACTGGAGACGTCAGACAATTATGAGACAAAATTGTGAGAGCGCAGAGATCAGATGGGTTCGAGGTAGTTGTTCGGTAGACAAACAGAAACATCCATTAATGTGGAAAACAACCAAATTAATGACATGTAACAGAAAACAATCATCACACCCCCTGAAAAACAGGTTGAGAGAGGGTGTACTGTGTTAAACATCTCTACAGTGTACCTCCACCACACTGCTGCCTGCTCAAGCTAAAGCCAAGCTAATCAAGCAGAAGCATGCAAAGTGTCTTCGGCCACGATAAGACTCGTCTCCTCACCtttagctcctcctccagctctgccATTCGCCGCTCCAACATCCTCCGGTCCTGATGCCAGGGAAACGTGAGGGAGAGTGAGGGGCACAAAGGCGGTGAtgtagagaagaagaagggccACAGGAGGTGAGTGAAAACAGGTGAGAAAGTGGTTCAAgtggggagaagagaggagagcgtCAACAGATAGCAGGGGTGGCAGTCGTGAGgcaaagcaacacaaacaactaAAAAAGGTGCACTCAGTAAAGTGCAGATGTCCGCCAGGTACGTCAGCAATGACCACGGCTGTGCCGTGCGATCGAATGACGACAACCCACACTTGGCTAACCCCCAGTCTAGACACCAAAGGCCTGCCAGGCGtcataaaacacacttcattcaaactcaaaagCAAGCGGCGATGATGAAATGCCCACGTAGCAGCGGCTGAGGTACAGCAatgtgtgtactggtagttATGGAAGCGGTTATCCAAACACActgcacagaaaaataaaagtgagcCAACTTACAACCAGTAATGTATTCAACCAATGGTTTGTAAAGAgttgtaaaacacacttcattcaaactcaaaaacaagcgGCGATGTATGCAAGCAAATGGCTCAAAGTCCTTGTATAATACACTTCATAACACAACAAGCTTTCTGCCCGCTTAGAAGCGGCTGATTTGTGGTCATATACTCAGCAGTATGTGTTCAGTTAGTTCCATAAGCTAATAGCAGTTagccaaaataataaaagtgaacCGCAGATTAGCGGCTGAGACGTAcgcagcagtgtgtgtactggtagttcTGTGAGCTGTTAGCCAAACAAACTGCTATCCCCCCGACCCCCCACCACGATGGGAGCAGAGTAGCAGATGGGGGGGGATGTCGGAGATGCACTCAGATGCATTATCACTAGTGGCCTTTACCGTCCGGTGGATGGTTAATagtagtgagtgaggagtcagcaggcagtataaaacgtgtcttttttaaagtataaGTCACCGCAACACACAAAAGGTGCTTGAGCATGCAGCCCTAACTGGCCACCCAAAATATCATGCCGTTTGCTAGTGGGGAAAGTgagattagctgtggacagacacagaggtgcacactcactcattcacagaTGCACACTCCTGGATAACAAGCGCTATCGCCATCAGTAGGGATGCATTACCTTTCTCTCCAGGTCCAGCAAGGCTGAACAGTCACTGAAGCGCTCCTGTCTCTGTTGGACACAACAAATCAATAACATGAACATCAAATCAATAACATGAACATCATCGCCACAACAGTAGGCCGACGTGATCACGAGAAACTGCCCCGTGTGCAAAAAGACGTTGTAAATATAAAAGTTCAACCTGCAACACTTGATGTGGAAATCCCTTTGCTCATTTGGCATGTCCAATTAAAAGCCAAAACAACCACTACGTCCATAGTGACAGGATGACGGTAAAGGGTGAATCATGGTGGAACAATAGCACAAGTAGTCATGAAGTTGCCAAGGTCATTACACAGCATTATTTATGTTCGCTAACATGAGCTAACTTTAGCCACCATCAGCTACTGGTCATACCAGACCAAGTAAGGGTGTAGAGGCAGACCCCTTTGAGTACAttgatgaaagcaaagctgCACTTTATTACTCAAGCATTCAACTTTTCTTTTGAGAGGATgactgaatttctttttttttttaaaaaggtgtcacACAATACAGATTAAACCGAGATCCAAGTCTTGAGCCAACCTAGATTTACTGCCTCACGGTAAATATGAATATCCATGTATGACATATTGTCTTTTCCTAAACTAAGTTAAGCTAGGCAGCTGCTAGAAGCTCACGGTTCCTCCGCCAAGCAGtaaagttgcagtttacatccacgtcTGTCCAAATTGTCCTCACTTCATCAATTTATCCTTACAGAcaattgtgtgaaattgtcaacATTAGCGTATACATTCTTACATTCAgggcaaaaatgtgttttgtgaggtcaaagtGACCTTGATCTTTGACAaccaaaatgaaaatgagttatattttcttcatcttcatgtTTTGTGCAAAATTCTTCCAGAGATATCGCGTTCACAAGAATGGTATGACGTACGTACGGATAGAAAACCTGAAAACAATATAATCAGACCAAGGCTGCTGCTGGCACTGAGAAagaatattttatttgaaatttgaagaaaaagagatttAGGTACTGGTCTTTAACAATAATGTTATAAAACCTATTAATTACTGGTTTGACCACTTTAAGATGCTTTTGACATTGCATGTGGAAGGTTACAATAACAGTTTGTGTTAGGATTAGGCTGCTAGCAGTTATGATTAGGGTTAGGATCAATTTCCAGGAAAGTAATACAAGTCAACGCAATGTCcccaaaagtttaaaaaaaacagaactatgtatgtgtgtgtgtgtgtatgtgttgtcaCCTGTGTTGCCTTTTCCAGATCCAACCTGGTCTGACTGATAATCCTCTGGGTGTCCTGCAGTTGAGACTGGAGCTGACTATTTTCTCTGGAGACATCCTCAAAcaactgacacacaaacaaactgattagtaacacaaacatgcatttttttccttcttctgatTGCTGAATTTTGTCTGCTGACCTTCTTAAAATCGTTGCTGTCAGAGCCTCCTCCCTGGGTGCAGTCGTTAAAGGACCTGAGGAGATGAGCAGAGATCAGAGCTATCATTGAGACTTTGCTGACAGAATGAAGATAGAGGGCCAATCAACAGGCCAAAGGCTGAATTCATACCTGGAACTCAAGTGTTGGTTTGTCTGTAAACAGAAAATACAAGAAAACAAGTTACATCTGGTATCTTAGGTtaagatacagacacacagacacagacagacacacacacacacctgtggatCCAGCCCACTGCCTGAGAACTCTTCCTCTCCACTAGGATCATTGTCATCACTCTGCAGatgacacaaacaacacaaagtgTTCTTATAATATACTGTCAAGTTACCACATTactggtttagttttttttattcctgcatCAATTTACCTCCCCGGTCCTCTGTGCCTTCCTTCTGGCCCGAGcttgtctcctctccctgcGTTCCCTGGCCCATCGCTCTGTCTCGCTCTCCCCAGTGCTGGCCTCAACATCTGGAACAGCAGTCGTTTAGGAGCAAATCAACCGTTTCAACAACACCCACATTGTTAAGCTCTACGTTTCTGTTGGAAAGGGGAAGTGGTGATGTGTACCTCTCCTGTCAGATGTCTGAGGGCGGGGAGTGCCAGCAGGCTGAGTGAGGCCCAGCAAGTCAGACTTCTGCAGACTGGCAATACGAGACCTCCAGCTCACTTCCTGTAAACACAGTATCCCCTTCTATGTGATGTCACATGACATTATATAAGAGTAGCCAACACAGGGCTATAACTCTGATATATGGctctcaccccctcctctccctttttcgcttttgcctctttttccttctctttctccttctcctcatcctccttttctctccctttgttgtccgtcttcattgtcttctctgcctcctgcagaTCTGTTAGTGTCACCCCCTTGacgaaaaaaagagagaacactGTCTTATGTACCAGACTGACAAACACAAGTACTTCTGCGAACATCTGAACGTATGGTGTTTGTACCTGAGTGGAGCGGCGGGACTGCCGTGCATGTCTGGAGCGAGCCTTCCTCTGTGCCTCTGCTTCCTCGTCCCGCACTGGCGTCAGATAAGATCTACACAAGTCACACACTTTTAGATTCGACGCAGCACCACCATTTACAAATATGAGCCCTTTGCCATCCACACAtccacccccacacacagccTTGACTAACTTGCGCCTCTGCTTGGCCTCCTGCTCTCCTGTGGACGTGCTCCGAGAGTTGGAGGAGGTGGTGACAGCAGATCGATCCTTCTTTTCTGTCTGTTCCTGAGAAAGTCTTATGGAGAGAGGTAAGAGATCACTAACATATATTTCAGACTAGCGAgtaaaatgtatgtaaaaatTAAATACCTCTGGGACGAGACACTATTAAGGCGGCTGAGTCCAGCAGAGCTTGTTCCTGTGCTTGCTGAGGTCACGGTGGGGTCATCCAGTCTCTTTCCATAAGATGAGCTAAAAAACAAGGCAAAGCCCGTCGGAAACAAAGACATCtttcacagccacacacacacaaaaattaGTATTCACTGGTGGGGGGGGATGTAATAAGCTGTGGCACGGCAATAccaaaatcacacacaaataGGAGAGCAAACAAACAGGCAGTGAGCAGCATGACTGACCTGTGAAGAAGCAAAGAGGGGGTGGAACTAGTGAGATCATTTCCTGATTGACTATGAATGCGCCGGGTGTAAGAGGAGCTACGACTTAGccaactgagagagagagagagagaaacggtgACAAGGGCACATATGCAGTGACTCACACAGATTCTGGTTTCACAAGCGCAGAAGTATACAAAAGCACCGGCCCACCTGTTGGAGTTGTCAGGGCTACTGTCTGGAATACTGAAGAGTCTCCGTGTTGGGATTGGCGGTACCCGAGCGAGCCTCGGCTCCTGAGGACAAGGGGTGAGATCGGTTCATCAGTTTTTTTATGTGAAGATGTAAAAGAAGGCTTTATTTGGAGTCCCGTTAGATTTTACAATAACTGGTTTCATGGGTGGCTAAATCCTTGAATCACGGGAGTGACTGTGGTGAGTACCTTGGTGTCGGCCTCAGAGCTGAGGCGGGGGCTGGAGGCAGAGCGGGTCATGCCCAGGACAGTCTCTGGAGGTCGGCTGGGGTCCTGGCTGGTGTCAGACAGTCCAGCTGAGCCCAGAGTCACTGAGCTGCCTGCCTTCCTCAGAGACGTTCTCCAGGAGCACGGGGCCTCGGGGGCCGGGGGCTTGCCTGGGTCCTGCTACAGAGCCAGCAAAAGTCATCATCTCTGTTGTTCAGTATTGTTATCATGCAGCTAAAGCACACACTTGATGTTCCCTCCAATATCTCTATATGTTACCTTTTTCACTTGGCTGGCTGCAGTGCTCATTGGCATGGAGGTAGGAAGCAGGCTGGTGGTGTTGCGTTTGTTGTTCAAGTTGTTAATGATCTCCCTGTTTTTCGCTTTTTCTGCAAAAGGTCAGcaatagatacaaaaaaaataaataacacacgTCAGTTCCTAAATACAACGTAATCACATAAATATAGTAAGTAATCACAACCCAAACTCTCTTCAAAAAGGCAAGAGCAGCTTCTCTCACCCGACTCTGCGTCGCTCTCCGAttcgctctcctcctccgagctggagctgctggaggcctTCCCCTGGCTCTGAGGCTGGCTCTGTCCCGTCTgaccatcctcctcctcgtcctcggcCGGGCTGCTCTGCAGGGCAGGAGGTGGGTGCTTCTCCCGCTCGTGGAGGCAGAACTTCTCCTTACTGCTCATACGAGAGATAGAAGTCCTGCAGGGGCGGGGCCAAGGTGGGGTGGAACAACAGGTGGCATGCAGGGAGCTGATCAGTGAGGGCAATCATTCCACATGCAGCCAATTAGAGCGAGCATGCGCTGATCAACACATCAGTGGGTGAAACAGTGGGTCACTTTCTGGGATGCTACCGTCTTATTACTAAATCACAATTTAGCTTCATTTAACTTAAACCTACAGCTTTTTACAATTTTTCCTCAATACATGCAAACTTTGCAGGAtccacacacaggtgtgttgcAACTAGGGCGGCTTCCTCTCAGTCGTTTAGTCGGCTAATTAGTCATTTGGTCTTAGTTGGGCCAAGATTTCTTAAATCGATTAGTAATTTTTCAATGTTATTTCCAAGAACCTTAtgagcacatctctggtaaacacaatatttaaagtggtgctttttgtgtgattctttgtgaAGAAACTCTTGGTGGTCAAGCCCTAGTTGCAGGTtaccatatactgtatattgcaaAGTATATGTTTTGcattaaatgtgtgttattTTGGTGTTAAAGTTCAAAACTTCTGCCAATTTAAAATTAGGTCACTCAAATGGCATTGAGCATTGTGTATAAGGATCTTCCTTTGTCATTTAATTTGCCAGATTAGCCAAAAACAGATATTACTGTCTTGTAATTTAAATCTTAAAAGAGTTTTGATGACAATTCAATGCATAAAGATAGATGATATCTATGATCGAGGATGTTATCCATATTGCAAACCTTAAAAAGAGCTATAAATgctcttttaaaataatttaattaaattattgtttttcttgatTAATGCATGgtcttattttaattttcttttttcctttcattattattctttGTGATGGCAGAGCTCCATTGGCCGGAGTTGATTACCATTTTTCGTGTCTTTTGCAGTGTGAGACACTGAATTTGAGCTATTGATATCATTTTCTCaaatttgtgtattttgtattactccaaaaacaacatttagtaTTCTGTGTGGAACTGGGACACATTATGTGCGCTGCCTGCTCCATCTATCCAGTGTAATGTCAGTGGATAGATGCAACACGGTTCAAAGGAATGCTGGGACTGTTAACATCATACCTGCATGCAAACTACTGGTACTGGGATTCAGCTGAGGAACAGCGTAGCGTGtgcccacatacacacacaaacacatgcccacacaccaacacactggCACTGACCTGCGTGTACGGACTGGTACCATGGAGATTTGCGAGTTGGTCTCAATAACAGCAGCctgtttctctttctcgctGCGTAACTGAAGagtaaaatataaacacatataaacaGAGAACATTTGCAGCTGTAAAACTATCAATCATATCAGGTTTATCTAACTCAGTGAGATAGTTGTGGAGCCTCTGTGAAGGCAGACTCACTGcattctgcttcttctgcagctcctccagagtgtccaCGAGCTTCTCGTCTGCAACATCTAGAGGTGTTTGGCCCTACAAGGACATTCACAGTACATCATTAGT
Above is a genomic segment from Cyclopterus lumpus isolate fCycLum1 chromosome 6, fCycLum1.pri, whole genome shotgun sequence containing:
- the zmp:0000001167 gene encoding protein phosphatase 1 regulatory subunit 12A isoform X3 produces the protein MAATDHSRSEAAKQRRQDQLQRWLGSETDQTGSQTRGTLSGSGTRRAKVRFAQGAVFMAACSAGDREEVAALLRQGADINHANIDGLTALHQACIDENAEMVQFLVESGSDVNRGDNEGWTPLHAAASCGFIQITKYLIEHSAHVGAVNSEGELPLDVATEDAMERLLKGEIKKQAIDVDKARKEEERVMLVDATAVLAGGGTLTPHPNTKATALHVAAAKGYIEVLKVLLQCGVDDVDSRDTDGWTPLHAGAHWGQEEVCSLLADNMCDMGAVNNAGQTPLDVADEKLVDTLEELQKKQNALRSEKEKQAAVIETNSQISMVPVRTRRTSISRMSSKEKFCLHEREKHPPPALQSSPAEDEEEDGQTGQSQPQSQGKASSSSSSEEESESESDAESEKAKNREIINNLNNKRNTTSLLPTSMPMSTAASQVKKQDPGKPPAPEAPCSWRTSLRKAGSSVTLGSAGLSDTSQDPSRPPETVLGMTRSASSPRLSSEADTKEPRLARVPPIPTRRLFSIPDSSPDNSNSWLSRSSSYTRRIHSQSGNDLTSSTPSLLLHSSSYGKRLDDPTVTSASTGTSSAGLSRLNSVSSQRLSQEQTEKKDRSAVTTSSNSRSTSTGEQEAKQRRKSYLTPVRDEEAEAQRKARSRHARQSRRSTQGVTLTDLQEAEKTMKTDNKGREKEDEEKEKEKEKEAKAKKGEEGEVSWRSRIASLQKSDLLGLTQPAGTPRPQTSDRRDVEASTGESETERWARERRERRQARARRKAQRTGESDDNDPSGEEEFSGSGLDPQTNQHLSSRSFNDCTQGGGSDSNDFKKLFEDVSRENSQLQSQLQDTQRIISQTRLDLEKATQRQERFSDCSALLDLERKVLVDLRADNQRLKDENGALIRVISKLSK
- the zmp:0000001167 gene encoding protein phosphatase 1 regulatory subunit 12A isoform X1, producing MAATDHSRSEAAKQRRQDQLQRWLGSETDQTGSQTRGTLSGSGTRRAKVRFAQGAVFMAACSAGDREEVAALLRQGADINHANIDGLTALHQACIDENAEMVQFLVESGSDVNRGDNEGWTPLHAAASCGFIQITKYLIEHSAHVGAVNSEGELPLDVATEDAMERLLKGEIKKQAIDVDKARKEEERVMLVDATAVLAGGGTLTPHPNTKATALHVAAAKGYIEVLKVLLQCGVDDVDSRDTDGWTPLHAGAHWGQEEVCSLLADNMCDMGAVNNAGQTPLDVADEKLVDTLEELQKKQNALRSEKEKQAAVIETNSQISMVPVRTRRTSISRMSSKEKFCLHEREKHPPPALQSSPAEDEEEDGQTGQSQPQSQGKASSSSSSEEESESESDAESEKAKNREIINNLNNKRNTTSLLPTSMPMSTAASQVKKQDPGKPPAPEAPCSWRTSLRKAGSSVTLGSAGLSDTSQDPSRPPETVLGMTRSASSPRLSSEADTKEPRLARVPPIPTRRLFSIPDSSPDNSNSWLSRSSSYTRRIHSQSGNDLTSSTPSLLLHSSSYGKRLDDPTVTSASTGTSSAGLSRLNSVSSQRLSQEQTEKKDRSAVTTSSNSRSTSTGEQEAKQRRKSYLTPVRDEEAEAQRKARSRHARQSRRSTQGVTLTDLQEAEKTMKTDNKGREKEDEEKEKEKEKEAKAKKGEEGEVSWRSRIASLQKSDLLGLTQPAGTPRPQTSDRRDVEASTGESETERWARERRERRQARARRKAQRTGESDDNDPSGEEEFSGSGLDPQTNQHLSSRSFNDCTQGGGSDSNDFKKLFEDVSRENSQLQSQLQDTQRIISQTRLDLEKATQRQERFSDCSALLDLERKDRRMLERRMAELEEELKVLVDLRADNQRLKDENGALIRVISKLSK
- the zmp:0000001167 gene encoding protein phosphatase 1 regulatory subunit 12A isoform X7, which gives rise to MAATDHSRSEAAKQRRQDQLQRWLGSETDQTGSQTRGTLSGSGTRRAKVRFAQGAVFMAACSAGDREEVAALLRQGADINHANIDGLTALHQACIDENAEMVQFLVESGSDVNRGDNEGWTPLHAAASCGFIQITKYLIEHSAHVGAVNSEGELPLDVATEDAMERLLKGEIKKQAIDVDKARKEEERVMLVDATAVLAGGGTLTPHPNTKATALHVAAAKGYIEVLKVLLQCGVDDVDSRDTDGWTPLHAGAHWGQEEVCSLLADNMCDMGAVNNAGQTPLDVADEKLVDTLEELQKKQNALRSEKEKQAAVIETNSQISMVPVRTRRTSISRMSSKEKFCLHEREKHPPPALQSSPAEDEEEDGQTGQSQPQSQGKASSSSSSEEESESESDAESEKAKNREIINNLNNKRNTTSLLPTSMPMSTAASQVKKQDPGKPPAPEAPCSWRTSLRKAGSSVTLGSAGLSDTSQDPSRPPETVLGMTRSASSPRLSSEADTKEPRLARVPPIPTRRLFSIPDSSPDNSNSWLSRSSSYTRRIHSQSGNDLTSSTPSLLLHSSSYGKRLDDPTVTSASTGTSSAGLSRLNSVSSQRLSQEQTEKKDRSAVTTSSNSRSTSTGEQEAKQRRKSYLTPVRDEEAEAQRKARSRHARQSRRSTQGVTLTDLQEAEKTMKTDNKGREKEDEEKEKEKEKEAKAKKGEEGEVSWRSRIASLQKSDLLGLTQPAGTPRPQTSDRRDVEASTGESETERWARERRERRQARARRKAQRTGESDDNDPSGEEEFSGSGLDPQTNQHLSSRSFNDCTQGGGSDSNDFKKLFEDVSRENSQLQSQLQDTQRIISQTRLDLEKATQRQERFSDCSALLDLERK